A stretch of Ciconia boyciana chromosome 34, ASM3463844v1, whole genome shotgun sequence DNA encodes these proteins:
- the SSR4 gene encoding translocon-associated protein subunit delta — MAVLAVLAGLLAVALGAAGEPCPEPTIVPSYYTTSDAVISSESVFVVEISLVCKNGAQNVALYADVNGKQFPVTRGQDVGRYQVSWSLEHRSAQSGTYEVKFFDEESYSALRKAQRNNEDVSRIRPLFTVSVDHRGAWNGPWVSTEVVAAAIGLVVYYLAFSTKSSIQA; from the exons ATGGCGGTGCTGGCGGTCCTGGCCGGGCTGCTGGCCGTGGCGCTCGGCGCCGCAG GCGAGCCGTGCCCCGAGCCCACCATCGTGCCCTCGTACTACACCACTTCGGACGCCGTCATCTCCTCCGAGAGCGTCTTCGTGGTGGAGATCTCGCTGGTTTGCAAGAACGGCGCCCAG AACGTGGCTCTCTACGCCGATGTCAACGGGAAGCAGTTCCCCGTCACCCGGGGGCAGGATGTGGGGCGCTACCAG GTCTCCTGGAGCCTGGAGCACCGCAGCGCCCAGTCGGGCACCTACGAGGTGAAGTTCTTCGACGAGGAGTCGTACAGTGCCCTGCGCAAG GCTCAGCGCAATAATGAGGATGTTTCCCGCATCCGGCCCCTCTTCACTGTCAGCGTGGACCATCGG GGCGCCTGGAATGGCCCCTGGGTGTCGACGGAGGTGGTGGCGGCCGCCATTGGACTCGTTGTCTATTACCTGGCCTTCAGCACCAAGAGCAGCATCCAGGCGTag
- the IDH3G gene encoding isocitrate dehydrogenase [NAD] subunit gamma, mitochondrial gives MAAALAAARRLWVPAVLGPRQAWISHDAERRHLPPQPSIPPPAKYGGRHTVTLIPGDGIGPELMLHVKEVFRHACVPVDFEEVRVSAEAPEDDVHNAIMAIRRNGVALKGNIETNHNLPPSHKSRNNLIRTSLDLYANVIHCQSLPGVETRHRDIDILIVRENTEGEYSSLEHEVGHAHTPAGPRPCRAMPPAGLLTALPWSVAGVVESLKIITAGRSRRIAHYAFRLARAAARRSVTAVHKANIMKLGDGLFLQCCQEVAAEYPEISFRSMIVDNTTMQLVSRPQQFDVMVMPNLYGNIVNNVCAGLVGGPGLVPGANYGHDYAVFETATRNTGKSIANRNIANPTAALLAACMMLDHLRLHSHASTIRQAVLASLDDPRTHTPDIGGQGTTSGAVQSIISHLPRT, from the exons AtggcggcggcgctggcggcggcgcggcggctcTGGGTACCGGCCGTGCTGGGACCGCGCCAG GCGTGGATTTCCCATGATGCTGAGCGGCGCCACCTCCCGCCC CAGCCCAGCATT ccaccccccGCCAAGTATGGGGGCCGCCACACCGTGACGCTGATTCCCGGTGACGGCATCGGCCCCGAACTGATGCTCCATGTCAAGGAGGTCTTCAG GCATGCCTGCGTGCCCGTGGACTTCGAGGAGGTGCGGGTCAGCGCCGAGGCGCCCGAGGACGACGTGCACAACGCCATCATGGCCATCCGCCGCAACGGCGTCGCCCTCAAGG ggaacATTGAGACCAACCACAACCTCCCGCCCAGCCACAAGTCCCGTAACAACCTCATCCG GACCAGCCTGGACCTGTACGCCAACGTGATCCACTGCCAGAGCCTGCCCGGGGTGGAGACGCGGCACCGCGACATCGACATCCTCATCGTGCGGGAGAACACCGAGGGCGAGTACAGCAGCCTGGAGCACGAGGTGGGCCACGCCCATACCCCCGCAGGGCCACGCCCCTGCAGGGCCATGCCCCCGGCAGGGCTGCTCACTGCACTGCCCTGG agcGTGGCGGGGGTGGTGGAGAGCCTGAAGATCATCACGGCCGGGCGCTCGCGCCGCATCGCCCACTACGCCTTCCGCCTGGCCCgtgccgccgcccgccgctcgGTCACCGCAGTCCACAAGGCCAACATCAT GAAGCTGGGGGACGGCCTGttcctgcagtgctgccagGAGGTGGCGGCCGAGTACCCCGAGATCAGCTTCCGCAGCATGATCGTGGACAACACCACCATGCAG ctggtGTCGCGCCCGCAGCAGTTCGACGTGATGGTGATGCCCAACCTCTACGGGAACATCGTCAACAACGTCTGCGCCGGGCTGGTGGGGGGCCCCGGCCTCGTCCCTGGCGCCAACTACGGTCACGACTACGCTGTCTTCGAGACC GCAACGCGTAACACGGGGAAGAGCATCGCCAACCGCAACATCGCCAACCCCACGGCCGCCCTGCTCGCCGCCTGCATGATGCTGGACCACCTCCG GTTGCACAGCCACGCCTCCACAATCCGCCAGGCCGTCCTTGCCTCATTGGATGATCCCCGG ACACACACGCCCGACATCGGGGGCCAGGGCACGACCTCGGGGGCCGTCCAGAGCATCATCTCGCACCTCCCCCGCACCTAG
- the SRPK3 gene encoding SRSF protein kinase 3 yields MGRLLTGEEGTQRWTPRDKPRGGEGHGGRRHFRRAAEESGGGGGPRRVRAKAQLRPGKGGDPGRRKKKRKKDKKWKPPPRTPSPPEDVSPEVPLPLPLLSEGLLGSDEGEQEDPRDYCKGGYYPVRIGDLFNGRYHVVRKLGWGHFSTVWLCWDIRRKRFVALKVVKSAPQYTETALDEIKLLKCVRDSDPSDPKRENIVQLIDDFKISGVNGVHVCMVLEVLGHQLLRWIIKSNYQGLPLPCVKSIVRQVLEGLDYLHTKCKIIHTDIKPENVLLRVGEPFVRQLAAEAVRWARRGGAPQSAVSSAPQDVPVSVSGRRLLLARLLTHLRDFVCLLTRLLTRLRDFARLLARACAPARLLPRERLSRAQRRRQRRRRRRQSRLLAQRLQDLEHLREPGGSPGAPDDAETPPLDPDEGGSPPSGASSSGVHTLPAGGSSDGLSGGSSTSGGGPPRRPPSPSSASDSLFTPTSSSLISGGSGGPPAPLGQQGALGDVGGRWGVLPGQENPLDPHCAPRLRVKIADLGNGCWVHRHFTEDIQTRQYRALEVLLGAGYGPPADIWSTACMAFELATGDYLFEPHSGEDYSRDEDHIAHVIELLGEIPRHVALGRYSREFFNRRGELRHIRHLRPWGLRAVLQEKYEWPRGAAAAFARFLRPMLAFEPARRATAAQCLRHPWLRP; encoded by the exons ATGGGACGCCTCCTGACCGGGGAGGAGGGGACACAGCGCTGGACGCCGCGGGACAAACCTCG CGGTGGGGAGGGGCACGGGGGGAGGCGTCATTTCCGGCGCGCGGCGGAggagagcggcggcggcgggggtcCGCGTCGGGTCCGGGCCAAGGCCCAGCTGCGGCCTGGGAAGGGCGGGG atccaggcaggagaaagaaaaaacgcaaaaaggacaaaaaatggAAACCACCCCCACG gacccccagcccccccgagGATGTGTCGCCAGAggtcccccttcccctgccgcTGCTGTCGGAGGGGCTGCTGGGCTCTGACGAAGGGGAACAGGAGGACCCCCGGGACTACTGCAAAG GTGGGTATTACCCCGTGCGGATCGGGGACCTCTTCAACGGGCGCTACCACGTGGTGCGTaagctgggctgggggcactTCTCCACCGtctggctgtgctgggacaTCCG GCGGAAGCGGTTCGTGGCGCTGAAGGTGGTGAAGAGCGCGCCCCAGTACACCGAGACGGCCCTGGATGAGATCAAGTTGCTGAAATGC GTCCGCGACTCGGACCCCAGTGACCCCAAGCGGGAGAACATCGTGCAGCTCATCGACGACTTCAAGATCTCGGGGGTTAACGGCGTCC ACGTGTGCATggtgctggaggtgctgggccACCAGCTCCTGCGCtggatcatcaagtccaactaCCAGGGACTGCCCCTGCCCTGCGTCAAGAGCATCGTGCGGCAG GTGCTGGAGGGGCTGGACTACCTGCACACCAAGTGCAAGATCATCCACACGGACATCAAACCCGAGAACGTGCTGCTGCGGGTCGGGGAGCCCTTCGTGCGGCAGCTGGCGGCCGAGGCCGTGCGCTGGGCCCGGAGAGGGGGTGCCCCCCAGAGCGCAG TGAGCTCCGCGCCCCAGGACGTCCCCGTGAGTGTCTCGGGGAGGCGGCTCCTTCTCGCACGCCTCCTCACACACCTGCGTGACTTCGTGTGCCTCCTCACCCGCCTCCTCACCCGCCTGCGTGACTTCGCGCGTCTCCTCGCACGCGCCTGCGCCCCCGCACGGCTCCTCCCGCGG GAGCGGCTCTCCCGCGCCCAGCgacggcggcagcggcggcggcggcggcgccagAGCCGCCTCTTGGCCCAGCGCCTGCAGGACCTGGAGCACCTGCGGGAGCCCGGGGGGTCACCGGGGGCCCCCGATGATGCTG AGACACCCCCCCTGGACCCCGATGAagggggcagcccccccagcgGCGCCTCCTCCTCAGGGGTGCACACCCTGCCAGCGGGCGGCTCCAGCGACGGGCTCTCGGGGGGCTCCTCCACCTcgggggggggccccccccggcgcccccccagccccagctctgcctctgatTCCCTCTTCACCCCCACCTCCAGCTCCCTCATctcggggggctcgggggggccccccgcccccctcggTCAGCAGGGGGCCCTGGGGGATGTTGGGGGCAG GTGGGGGGTGCTGCCGGGGCAGGAGAACCCCCTGGACCCCCACTGTGCCCCCCGACTGCGTGTCAAGATCGCCGACCTGGGCAACGGCTGCTGGGTG CACCGGCACTTCACGGAGGACATCCAGACACGGCAGTACCGGGCCctggaggtgctgctgggggcGGGCTACGGGCCCCCCGCCGACATCTGGAGCACCGCCTGCATG GCCTTCGAGCTGGCCACCGGCGACTACCTGTTCGAGCCCCACTCGGGGGAGGACTACAGCCGGGATGAGG ACCACATCGCCCACGTGATCGAGCTGCTGGGGGAGATCCCACGGCACGTGGCGCTGGGGCGCTACTCCCGGGAGTTCTTCAACCGCCGCg GGGAGCTGCGGCACATCCGCCACCTGCGGCCCTGGGGGCTGCGGGCCGTGCTGCAGGAGAAGTACGAGTGGCcccggggggcggccgccgccttCGCCCGCTTCCTGCGGCCCATGCTGGCCTTCgagcccgcccgccgcgccaCTGCCGCCCAGTGCCTGCGCCACCCCTGGCTCCGCCCCTAG